In Camelina sativa cultivar DH55 chromosome 17, Cs, whole genome shotgun sequence, the genomic stretch taatttatacatggttatataattaataaaatatagtagtagaatttgaaagataataaatatgtgaatcaaattaaataaacaaaactcaatatGTTTATAAGCATGATAAAAAGTAATTTGTGGAGAACATAAACAAAGTAgggatttaaaaatttatttcataggtgaaattaaataagaaaccctgcaaaaccaaaaaaaaatatatatgatcaaataattaaatCGAAGAACAAATGTATttaactagatattcacccgcggtacaccgcgagactatattttttgtttagaaatgcaaaataaaatttcattattatattaactatatatgtatataatatattttgtatttttaatctactatagttttacatcaatacattgtgtagtgtatatataatttctattgtCTACATATAGTggtttatctatatatacatttttttttataacaatttgtGTCAGCTCGAGCCCCGCAAGagtatatttattaataaaatctcTCTTCCTAAGTTATGCTGATTTGGAGAAGGTAAACTCTCTTCCTAATTTATGCTGATTTGgagaagtaatttttttttaacaatttgtgtTAGTTCGGAccccaaattttttaaaaattaaatttattatcaaCAGTTTACCTTCtccaaatgtatatatagattatttagATTGTATAATTTTAGTTGGATGATAAtatgtgaaataaataaatagataaatataccaaaagaatatatagagaaatattatacaatgtatcattttcaaaacttaGAGAATGACCCGTggacaattattttatataactaaatGGAAAAATATTCGATTGTACATGCACATATAGATAATATTGTTTATCGTGATTGATTTTGTATGATAAAAGATTTTGCCAAATATCAGTTTCAGTAAATAACTTAACTGTCTTGAAAATATTAGtgaaaaatatacaaacaatATGAATTATATGGAAAGTTTATCACCTATAAAGAGCTCTCTTCTCAAATtcacattatttttctttaattaatataacttCCCGACGGAATCAGTATATGCAAATGTTGATCACTTTTTAGGGCAGCAGAATCTGGGGGCCCATATTGCGGCTTTTTCTTGGCTCATGTGGTTTATTTGGAAAGAAAGGAATGCACGTGTCTTTGACAATATTGCCGAGCGGCCGGAGGATATTGTTAGAGTAGCAGAGGGTGAAGCTGCAGCATGGCAGCAGGCTCAGATAGAGGATGATCTAGTGACCAGTCCCACCTTTCCAGTAGTTTCGGAGTTGCCAGTTAGGGTGCCTACGGTTTCCCTTCCTTCGGTCTTTTCGGGATATTGATGCTTcatagatggatcttggaaagcaGGAGATTTGTATGCAGGTGCTGGTTGGTGCTGTACCTCGATCTAGACAACGTTGCCCTTTTTGGGAGCCAAGAATTTCCGGTGAAGTCTATCTCCATTACATACTGAAGTTGAAGCGTTCCTGTGGGCGATGCGCTGCATGATCGGCCATGACTTCAGAGAGGTGGCTTTCTATACTGACTGtacagacttggtgaagatggtgtcttctccttccgACTGGCCAGCGTTCTCGGCGTACCTTGACGACATCAAGACTGATAGGGAggaattctcttctttttctttatctttaattcctagaaatgctaatgtaaggGCGGATTCTTTGGCATGCCAAGCGCGTACATCTCCGCACCAAGTATTGTTTGTAAAAGATTTTCCTACCAATTgactcgtttgagctgatctgttgttgacaaaaaaaaatatatataacttttcttttctttaagtaGGACTATCTGGCTAAAAATGGCCAATCATAcgtaaaaaaaaacgatttggTTATCCTGAGGCTACCATAATAACTAGGTttgaacccgcggtacaccgcgggacaaaaatttttatattatattatttgtttttcatgttCTTTAGTGAAgagtttgtttataaattttgatactATTTATGTGATTTTAATAAGATGTTactttttaatactattattagtggatattgtttaaaaattatatatgttagttacttatatttactcattattttagttacatattaataaattgattataacccgtggtacaccgcatgataaattttaatttattgcgataataatttttagtttattcagtttttaaatttacaatagAATTTTGTAATTAGTTTAGCTcacataattatttatatagtttaataTTATAGACATGTTTTTTAGTGGTTGTATTTGCTTAGTAAATGTGTTAATTTATATTAGTATAGTAAAATGATGTTAGTTTAGTAAGTTAGGGCAAAGCAATACCTGTTATCCGCATTTAACCATTTTGAAGAATAATAGtaccaataaataaatagatattataTTCAATTACTCATGGTAAAAACCTACCATCGGGTATTGATTTTTTACTATATGTCCCGTTACTCGATCCGCTACATCCAAATTATTACCTGACTCGTAACTCGTAAgtacaattttattaatataatagaattaatcagtattttatttttatgtagtGTATTCAATTTACAaacatatatctaatatatattattaatttacacataatgtaataaaagaaataatagatAGAATTTTTATCGTAtctcaaatctcacataatatttttatttaattaatattttcttaactaaGAATTTTCAATGTTACGTTAGTTAGGCTCGAGAAAAACTCTCTCTCGTATCTATGGAGTTCGGATTTCAGGGTTTTTGAATTGGTTTTGATTTCGGTTTTTGATTGGGCTTTTGATGAGGGTGGATCTTGTCTCGAGATTTTATCtggttgatttggtttttttgggttttgatctTGCGGATCTGCGATGGGGATCTCAGATGTTTGGATACAGTATAAGGGCTTTTCTTCGATTTTCTCTGGTTTCATGGGGAGTGATACGGGCGATTAATTCAAGCTCTCATGGGTTTCGTGTTCGCGAGGATCTCGATATCATTGGATTCATTTGGTGGGAGTGGGCGTTATTTTAGGGAATCAGGGGTTATTTTTTACGGGTTCATTTGGAGTTTTTTTCTGCTGAATGTGTCACGTCAGGGGCAATAACTCGGGGTCGTGATTTTGGGGATCTCAAAGGCGGTTCTCAAGGGATGAGGATTTTTTCCAGCTTTGCGGAACTGGATTTCTGGGTTGAGGAGATTTGGTCCTTGGACTATAAACACTACCCATGGTTTGTGTTTTTCTCTcctcattcattcattttgCGAGCTATTTGGGTTTCTTTCAAGTATAACcatcttttgatttttccactcggtttctctttttctgtgtGTTCTCCGAAGCTAGAGATGTCACAAAGTGGTCTGATGCTTTAGGGTTTGACAGGGAGCTCTTCGGGTTCTGGGAGCAAGCTGAAGATCAAGGTCCCACATTTTGATAACATAGCATTGATAGAGGGTTATTCCAAAACGTTGATTGGTCGGTGCATGAATCCGGTTATGCAGGACATGAAAGCTTTGCTTTTCATGCTTCCCCGGCTATGGAAGATGGAGGAGAGAGTGGTTGGGGCTGATCTCGGTTTGGGGCgctttcagtttgattttgatcaAGAGGAGGACATTCAGGAGGTTTTGAAGATGGAACCATACCACTTCGATCATTGGATGCTTTCATTGGTCCGATGGGAGCCGGTGGTGGATCCACGATACCCTTGTCTCATTAAATTCTGGGTTCATATAATGGGTGTCCCACTGCATTTCTGGGCTGATGAGAGTTTTCGTACTATTGGAGCTGATCTAGGAGAGGTCGAGGAAGTTGATCTGGATAATGGTCGGGTGAAGATTTTGTTGAATGGTTTCAAACCTTTGGTTTTTGAAGCCTCTGTTGAGTTTCACAGTGGTGAGGAGACAACCATCTCTATGCGATATGAGCGTCTGTATGGGTATTGCCGGCGTTGTCACAGCTTATGCCATGATTTAAGCCGTTGCCCACTATTTGGTGATAAGGGGAAGCAGCGACTTGACAATGGTTTTGATTCAACAAAAGACGATAAGCTCCAGAGTTATAAGGGTGCAACGGTGAATGGTGGGGTTCATGCTACTGGTTCGGGACTAAATGGTGCTGGTTCAGGGGCGTCTGTTCAAGGTTCTGCCCATGGGAGTGGCCGTGGTGTAGGGCAACAGGCTGGGCATCATCGGTCGAATCAGGGTTCTGGTAGTAAGTGGAGGAAGAGTAAAAAGAATTCTTCTGTGGATGGTAGGTTTGTGCAGAAGGATGCAACTGTTACTCTTGCTCCTGCTACAACCTCTCAGGTTGTTGTTTCAGAGCCAAGTATAACTCAACCTCCTTCTAGTAATGTGGGAATCAGTCTCTCTCCTTCTGAGCAGAAGCTGCTAGATGTTTTCCTGGGTCCTCAAGGTGAGGTGGCTGTAGCTGTGGGTGATCAATCGGGCGAGTCCAATATGGTTACTGTGCGGGAAACTGAAAAAAGGGTGTGCAAGAATTTGTTCCCCAGTGTTCCAGCTTCCGGTTCTATGGAATTATCACAACAGGAGATTCTCTTTTCTGAGGACCTCGGGAATCTGTTGGGACAGGGGTTTCCGACAAGGGATGCACCATACCTGGGTTTCATGGACACTATAATAGAGGAGCAAGGTGTGGTGTCTCCCCAGGAGGATATTTCATTAACGGAGGAAGGGGAGGACGATGAGGGTACTGAGGAGGTGGTCAACTCTGATCAAGTCTCTAATGAGGATGCTATTGGTAATAAGGATGATGTCTCTGAAGTTACGGCACAGAGCAAAACAGTTGAAGGTTTGGTGCCTCCTGCACAGGCCAAAGTGGGGAAACAAAAGGGTTCTCTTCCAGGTGCTAGCACAAAAAAGAGGAACATGGTTTCTTTGACTTCCCCGCGTAAGAGGATTGTCACTAAAGGGGGTGGACTGAATGGGAAAGTCGGTCCTCACCAAGGAGGAAAACCTCCACACCATCCGGGTAAGTAATGTGTATCGCAAGTAGAGGGCAGCATGGTGGTGAGAGCATTGGTCTGGGCTCCTtggtggtttttgttttctctttttcggTTTTGCTTGAATAAGGCACCAATGGTTGATCCATATGGTTGTAATCTCTTTATGTTTTGGTTGTTATTGCTGTTTTTGTCTTGTACTTTTCTGGATTGTACCCGCTGTTCTTCCGGTATTCAAGTATTTAATAAAACCTGTTGGCCCTTATTTTGGTTTCATGTTTCGTtcttatgtttattttggtaTTTGGTTATGTACGTTGTTGGTCTGTGTTGTAATGTGTGTTTCAGGTGGCTATCGGTTCATGGACCCTTATTGGgcttatgttttcctttttcaaatatacagatttattattttggtGGTGTAGCCTCAAATGGTTGGGCTTTCTTAAATATATTGGGTGTTGTTCAAAGGTTGTGGCCCTTTACGTTTATATGGGGTGTATATATACCTtccattttctttataattttatggGATTTCAGGGGTGTTTGTTTTTACCGGATAGGGTGCAATGGTTTAGTGGTGTGTCGGGTCATGGTCTCCGTTTCCTTAGGGTGGGAAGAGATCAGTGTGGGCGGCTTCCCCCCCCCaaaaagtttaaagtttttatatgaatatagtaagttggaattgtcaaggcctAGGTAACAAGGCCACCATTGGTATTCcttatggaaacaaaacaatcgcactttgttttagaaaaatttgtGGGTCATTTTGGATACAAGAATCTAAAAACAATTGAACTTGTTGGTTGTAGTGGGGGTATGGCCCTCTTTTACAATCAAACTGATTTTCAGGTAACGATTTTGTTCGAGTCTAATCGGTTAATTGATATTGAAGCGGTTTTTAAAGGACGGATAATAcatttaacttttatatatggTGATCCAGTTCCCAAGAATCGGGATTTGGTTTGGGAACGTCTTGTACGAATTA encodes the following:
- the LOC104758009 gene encoding uncharacterized protein LOC104758009 isoform X2, producing the protein MNPVMQDMKALLFMLPRLWKMEERVVGADLGLGRFQFDFDQEEDIQEVLKMEPYHFDHWMLSLVRWEPVVDPRYPCLIKFWVHIMGVPLHFWADESFRTIGADLGEVEEVDLDNGRVKILLNGFKPLVFEASVEFHSGEETTISMRYERLYGYCRRCHSLCHDLSRCPLFGDKGKQRLDNGFDSTKDDKLQSYKGATVNGGVHATGSGLNGAGSGASVQGSAHGSGRGVGQQAGHHRSNQGSGSKWRKSKKNSSVDGRFVQKDATVTLAPATTSQVVVSEPSITQPPSSNVGISLSPSEQKLLDVFLGPQGEVAVAVGDQSGESNMVTVRETEKRVCKNLFPSVPASGSMELSQQEILFSEDLGNLLGQGFPTRDAPYLGFMDTIIEEQGVVSPQEDISLTEEGEDDEGTEEVVNSDQVSNEDAIGNKDDVSEVTAQSKTVEGLVPPAQAKVGKQKGSLPGASTKKRNMVSLTSPRKRIVTKGGGLNGKVGPHQGGKPPHHPGK
- the LOC104758009 gene encoding uncharacterized protein LOC104758009 isoform X1, whose amino-acid sequence is MGLTGSSSGSGSKLKIKVPHFDNIALIEGYSKTLIGRCMNPVMQDMKALLFMLPRLWKMEERVVGADLGLGRFQFDFDQEEDIQEVLKMEPYHFDHWMLSLVRWEPVVDPRYPCLIKFWVHIMGVPLHFWADESFRTIGADLGEVEEVDLDNGRVKILLNGFKPLVFEASVEFHSGEETTISMRYERLYGYCRRCHSLCHDLSRCPLFGDKGKQRLDNGFDSTKDDKLQSYKGATVNGGVHATGSGLNGAGSGASVQGSAHGSGRGVGQQAGHHRSNQGSGSKWRKSKKNSSVDGRFVQKDATVTLAPATTSQVVVSEPSITQPPSSNVGISLSPSEQKLLDVFLGPQGEVAVAVGDQSGESNMVTVRETEKRVCKNLFPSVPASGSMELSQQEILFSEDLGNLLGQGFPTRDAPYLGFMDTIIEEQGVVSPQEDISLTEEGEDDEGTEEVVNSDQVSNEDAIGNKDDVSEVTAQSKTVEGLVPPAQAKVGKQKGSLPGASTKKRNMVSLTSPRKRIVTKGGGLNGKVGPHQGGKPPHHPGK